One Vigna unguiculata cultivar IT97K-499-35 chromosome 7, ASM411807v1, whole genome shotgun sequence genomic region harbors:
- the LOC114192421 gene encoding WD repeat-containing protein 48-like — MHHVGNEGNANNSNRPPKEKEKRLSYVLNNADETKHSAGINCLSLLKSVPSDGFDYLFTGSRDSTLKRWALVDDMPSFSAKFESHVDWVNDVVLVSDNVLVSCSSDTTIKTWNALSNGTCTRTLRRHKDYVTCLATAENDKTVVASGGLGGEVFIWDIEAATAKCNDTMDGDNDNSNGANASGNSLPVTTNSRNNISMDTTETQEYTPIGVEGCKESVYALAMNEEGTLLVSGGTEQVVRVWDPRSGSKTSKLKGHTDNIRTLLLDSTGRFCISGSSDSMIRLWDIGQQRCIHSYAVHTDSVWALASTSTFSHVYSGGRDLSVYVTDLQTRESALLCTEENPIQRLALHDDNIWVTSTDSSVHRWSAEGRNPRNIFQRDNSLLNGNLSLSKARVSLDESTPDPVYKQPTLTIPGIPAIVQHALLNNKRHVLTKDTSGSVKLWEITKGALVEDYGNVSLEEKVEDLFEKVDNIPPWFTVDTRFGCLSVHFDSPQCFLAEMYSEDLNIVGKTKDDKVNMGQETLKGLFGDWLRKRKQRMECAAPSNGELVPGKDIGIRNHTPSSIDGSCDTNAFEFSDISFVSIITEGSHGGQWGKKLTHLDGTEDEKDFPGWLLECLLNDSLPFCNENTNTK, encoded by the exons ATGCACCACGTTGGTAATGAGGGGAACGCAAACAATTCAAATCGACCTccgaaggagaaggagaagagaTTATCGTACGTGTTGAATAATGCTGATGAGACTAAG CATAGTGCAGGCATAAATTGCTTGTCTCTGCTCAAGTCTGTGCCATCTGATGGGTTTGATTATCTCTTCACTGGAAGTCGTGATAGCACGCTAAAACGATGGGCATTGGTTGACGATATGCCATCATTCTCTGCTAAGTTTGAGTCTCATGTGGACTGG GTTAATGATGTTGTTCTTGTCAGTGATAATGTTCTTGTTTCGTGTTCTTCAGATACAACCATTAAG ACATGGAATGCTTTGTCCAACGGAACATGTACTAGAACACTCCGCCGACACAAAGATTATGTTACTTGCCTTGCTACAGCTGAAAATGAT AAAACCGTGGTTGCCTCTGGTGGTCTTGGCGGAGAGGTTTTTATATGGGATATTGAAGCTGCAACTGCAAAATGCAATGATACGATGGATGgtgataatgataattcaaaTGGTGCTAATGCTTCAGGAAACTCATTACCAGTGACCACCAACTCAAGAAACAATATATCCATGGACACTACTGAAACTCAAGAATACACTCCAATTGGTGTGGAAGGGTGTAAGGAATCTGTTTATGCATTGGCAATGAATGAGGAGGGAACACTTCTTGTCTCTGGTGGTACAGAACAG gTTGTGCGTGTTTGGGATCCGAGATCAGGATCAAAGACTTCAAAACTAAAAGGACATACAGATAACATCAGGACTTTACTTTTGGATAGTACTGGAAG GTTTTGCATATCAGGATCTTCAGACTCTATGATAAG GCTTTGGGATATTGGTCAGCAACGGTGTATTCATTCTTATGCAGTTCATACAGATTCTGTTTGGGCTCTTGCCAGCACTTCAACATTTAGTCATGTTTACAGTGGTGGCAGAGATCTTTCA GTATATGTAACAGACTTGCAAACAAGAGAGAGTGCTTTGCTCTGTACTGAGGAAAATCCTATTCAGCGATTGGCTTTGCATGATGATAACATATGGGTTACATCAACGGACTCTTCAGTTCACAGATGGAGCGCTGAAGGACGCAACCCTCGAAACATTTTTCAAAGAGACAATTCTCTACTAAATGGAAATTTGTCACTTTCGAAAGCAAGGGTGTCATTAGATGAATCTACTCCT GATCCTGTATACAAACAACCAACATTAACTATTCCTGGTATCCCTGCAATAGTACAACATGCACTTTTGAATAATAAGAGGCATGTCCTGACAAAG gATACTTCTGGTTCAGTGAAGTTGTGGGAAATTACAAAAGGTGCTTTAGTTGAAGATTATGGAAAC GTTTCATTGGAGGAAAAAGTGGAGGACCTGTTCGAGAAG GTTGATAACATTCCTCCATGGTTCACAGTGGATACCAGATTTGGATGTTTGTCTGTACATTTCGACTCTCCTCAATGTTTTTTGGCTGAGATGTATTCCGAAGATCTTAACATTGTAGGCAAGACTAAAGATGATAAG GTTAACATGGGTCAAGAAACACTGAAAGGGCTCTTCGGTGATTGGCTGAGAAAAAGAAAGCAAAGGATGGAATGTGCAGCCCCTAGTAATGGGGAGTTAGTACCTGGAAAAGATATTGGTATCAGAAATCATACACCTTCAAGCATCGATGGAAGTTGTGACACTAATGCATTTGAATTTTCAGACATTTCTTTTGTTTCCATTATTACTGAGGGAAGCCATGGAGGTCAATGGGGGAAAAAGTTAACCCATCTAGATGGAACTGAGGATGAAAAAGACTTCCCAGGGTGGTTGCTCGAATGCCTATTGAATGATTCGTTACCTTTTTGTAACGAAAATACTAATACCAAGTAA
- the LOC114191028 gene encoding probable serine/threonine-protein kinase At1g54610, with amino-acid sequence MGCIIGREVSSGIISEVKEEKSVSVESNKKVDEVPTSSAEENVVEALNGEKEKEKEKEENGGGDGVRGTKDDRRRSKPNPRLSNPPKHLQGEQVAAGWPPWLTAVCGEALSGWIPRKADTFEKIDKIGQGTYSNVYKAKDTLTGKIVALKKVRFDNLEPESVKFMAREILILRRLDHPNVIKLEGLVTSRMSLSLYLVFDYMVHDLAGLAASPDIKFTEPQVKCYTHQLLSGLEHCHSRNVLHRDIKGSNLLINDEGILKIADFGLASFFDPDRRHPMTNRVVTLWYRPLELLLGATEYGVAIDLWSVGCILGELLAGKPIMPGRTEVEQLHKIYKLCGSPSDEYWKKSKMPNATLFKPRQPYRRCIRETFKDFPPSSLPLIETLLAIDPAERKTASDALRSEFFTTEPYACDPLSLPKYPPTKEMDAKRRDDEARRSRAAGKTGVDGPKKHRSRERAAKAAPAPEANAELQSNVDRRRLISHANAKSKSEKFPPPHEDGQLGFPLGSSNHIDPDIIPSDISLGSTSYTFSKEPFQAWSGPIGNPASISKQKKHTTGDDALDLSKSYKGTLKHKVKGKKIPA; translated from the exons ATGGGGTGTATAATTGGCAGAGAAGTGTCATCGGGAATAATCTCCGAGGTGAAGGAGGAGAAGAGTGTGAGTGTTGAATCAAACAAGAAAGTTGATGAAGTGCCCACAAGCAGTGCTGAGGAGAACGTGGTAGAGGCTCTGAATGgtgagaaggagaaagagaaggagaaggaagagaaTGGTGGTGGCGATGGAGTCCGGGGAACGAAGGATGACAGAAGAAGGTCAAAGCCAAATCCAAGGCTAAGTAATCCACCGAAGCATTTGCAGGGGGAGCAAGTAGCAGCTGGGTGGCCACCTTGGCTAACAGCAGTGTGTGGTGAAGCTCTTAGTGGGTGGATTCCGCGAAAGGCTGACACATTTGAGAAAATTGATAAG ATTGGTCAAGGAACTTATAGTAATGTATACAAAGCTAAAGACACATTGACGGGTAAGATTGTTGCACTGAAGAAGGTTCGATTTGACAATTTGGAACCTGAGAGTGTAAAATTCATGGCCAGAGAGATTCTTATTTTGAGAAGATTGGATCATCCCAATGTTATAAAGCTAGAAGGTTTAGTTACATCCAGAATGTCCTTGAGTTTGTACCTGGTGTTTGATTACATGGTGCATGATTTAGCTGGACTTGCTGCAAGCCCTGACATAAAATTTACAGAGCCACAG GTTAAATGTTACACTCATCAACTGCTATCAGGACTTGAGCACTGTCATAGTCGAAACGTACTTCACCGTGATATTAAAGGATCAAATCTTCTTATTAACGATGAAGGGATACTTAAAATTGCTGACTTTGGCCTTGCATCTTTCTTTGATCCAGACCGCCGGCATCCCATGACTAATCGTGTAGTTACCCTTTGGTACCGCCCCCTTGAGTTGCTTCTTGGTGCCACAGAATATGGTGTGGCCATCGACCTTTGGAGTGTTGGTTGCATTTTAGGAGAGTTATTGGCTGGGAAACCTATTATGCCTGGACGTACGGAG GTGGAACAACTGCATAAGATATACAAACTTTGTGGATCACCTTCTGATGAGTATTGGAAGAAGTCAAAGATGCCTAATGCTACCTTGTTTAAACCTCGACAGCCATACAGGAGGTGTATAAGAGAGACATTTAAAGATTTTCCACCTTCATCTCTGCCCCTTATTGAGACTCTTCTTGCTATTGATCCAGCAGAACGAAAGACTGCCTCAGATGCTCTAAGAAGTGAG TTCTTTACCACAGAACCTTATGCTTGTGATCCTCTTAGTCTTCCAAAATATCCCCCAACAAAGGAAATGGATGCTAAACGACGGGATGATGAAGCAAGGAG ATCAAGAGCTGCTGGCAAAACTGGTGTTGATGGTCCAAAGAAGCATCGGAGTCGCGAACGCGCTGCCAAAGCTGCTCCTGCTCCAGAAGCCAATGCTGAGCTTCAATCCAACGTGGAT AGAAGGCGATTAATCAGTCATGCAAATGCAAAGAGCAAGAGTGAAAAGTTTCCTCCACCGCATGAAGATGGACAACTTGGCTTTCCTTTGGGATCTTCTAATCACATTGATCCAGATATCATACCTTCTGACATCTCTTTGGGTTCAACCTCGTACACCTTTTCAAAGGAACCATTCCAAGCTTGGTCAGGTCCAATTGGTAATCCTGCCAGCATTAGTAAGCAGAAGAAACACACTACTGGTGATGATGCATTGGATTTGTCAAAATCATACAAAGGAACTCTCAAGCATaaagttaaaggaaaaaaaatcccAGCCTAG